A single genomic interval of Oryza sativa Japonica Group chromosome 7, ASM3414082v1 harbors:
- the LOC4344213 gene encoding uncharacterized protein isoform X2 codes for MRTAGDATDGQAKQAASHGRVGKMTDNLIGDCSTSSKKRKKACKSRGETRKLHEDNIFEEEFGSLKNSGQGAWSELSKVVASNLSESVVSLASFDGDIMHSACTGVVIKTDLFGTSYLTSASLIRSFDDESKIMPFVSIEVHLPKKQVAHGWLYKYDLQYNIAVIETKFFPGLRAINLEHQLQFESHSKVVAVGRCFKSGKLMATSGVLTDDPSGVYRKELMISTCEITMAGVGGPLIDLDGNFVGMNFYAKKRTPFLPRSTITECMANFKTYRGELKKLDSTTGRSTNEIQESPATSKSYLEGLEGCSDSFELRNSSRKPENEQESSSSSDSEENPIENDPFFMETASPFLPVADGDEFGKFLIKELTSQGYPLPAVLDGGMRLVNTFENEFADDIWSKLTKKVASNMSRVVVSLASFNGEERIFACTGIFIGCDESNTRILTSASLVRISDDENRINDNLKIVVHLPNKQQTVGTLQHYHLHYNVAIVSIKGFRCLRTEEFHDPGLIERKEVLSVGRVFKSAKLMATSGILTDKPSKLDCKELKVSTCRISKAGIGGPLIDCHGNFVGMNFYGRKETPYLPRDTILKLLSYFDGEGDISPEIMDNQNRWPVPKLRWHYPSFSSHRKIEPRRYIKY; via the exons ATGCGCACAGCGGGGGATGCGACGGACGGCCAGGCGAAGCAGGCGGCGTCGCACGGAAG GGTTGGAAAGATGACAGATAATCTAATAGGTGATTGCTCAACAAGctcaaagaaaaggaagaaagctTGCAAAAGTAGAGGAGAGACAA GAAAATTGCATGAAGATAACATTTTTGAAGAGGAGTTTGGCAGCTTGAAGAACTCTGGTCAAGGAGCATGGAGTGAACTGAGTAAAGTAGTAGCGTCAAACTTATCTGAAAGTGTTGTCTCGCTGGCTTCATTCGATG GGGATATTATGCATTCTGCATGCACAGGCGTAGTTATCAAAACTGATTTATTTGGCACAAGTTACCTGACTTCAGCTAGCCTGATTAGATCTTTTGATGATGAAAGCAAGATCATGCCATTTGTGTCT ATTGAAGTACACCTTCCAAAAAAACAAGTTGCCCATGGGTGGTTATACAAGTATGACTTGCAATACAATATTGCTGTTATTGAAACCAAGTTCTTCCCTGGTCTCCGAGCAATAAATCTTGAGCATCAGCTGCAATTTGAGTCTCACAGTAAGGTAGTTGCTGTGGGGCGCTGCTTCAAGTCAGGCAAATTAATGGCCACCAGTGGGGTGCTGACTGACGATCCAAGCGGAGTTTATCGGAAAGAACTCATGATCTCCACGTGTGAAATCACCATG gcTGGGGTTGGAGGGCCTCTTATTGATTTGGATGGGAACTTTGTTGGCATGAACTTTTATGCGAAGAAAAGGACACCATTCCTGCCAAGGAGTACTATTACCGAATGCATGGCTAATTTCAAGACATACCG GGGTGAGCTTAAGAAACTTGATAGCACAACTGGAAGGAGCACAAATGAGATACAAGAATCTCCTGCAACCTCCAAGTCCTATTTGGAAGGCTTGGAAGGATGTTCGGACTCTTTTGAGTTAC GTAACTCCAGTAGGAAACCTGAGAATGAGCAGGAGTCGTCTTCTTCTAGTGATTCAGAAG AAAACCCAATTGAGAATGATCCATTTTTTATGGAGACGGCCTCCCCTTTCTTGCCAGTTGCTGATGGTGATG AATTTGGGAAATTTTTAATCAAGGAACTAACGTCCCAAGGTTATCCTTTGCCAGCTGTCCTTGACG GAGGCATGCGTTTGGTTAATACTTTTGAAAATGAATTTGCTGATGATATCTGGAGTAAACTCACCAAAAAAGTTGCTTCAAACATGTCTCGTGTTGTTGTCTCTCTTGCTTCATTCAATG GCGAAGAACGGATTTTTGCTTGCACAGGAATATTTATAGGCTGCGATGAATCCAACACAAGGATTCTGACTTCAGCAAGTTTGGTTAGGATTTCTGATGATGAAAACAGGATTAATGATAACTTGAAG ATTGTTGTACACCTtccaaacaaacaacaaacTGTAGGGACATTGCAACATTATCATCTGCATTACAATGTTGCTATTGTCAGCATCAAAGGTTTTCGTTGTCTTCGTACGGAAGAATTTCATGATCCAGGGCTAATTGAGCGTAAGGAGGTATTATCTGTAGGACGCGTCTTCAAGTCAGCCAAATTAATGGCCACAAGTGGGATATTGACTGACAAACCAAGCAAACTTGACTGCAAAGAACTTAAGGTCTCCACTTGTAGAATCAGTAAG GCTGGGATTGGAGGGCCCCTGATTGATTGTCATGGTAATTTCGTTGGTATGAACTTCTACGGTAGGAAAGAGACTCCGTATTTACCAAGGGATACAATTCTGAAATTATTGAGCTATTTTGATGGAGAAGG GGACATCTCTCCTGAGATTATGGACAACCAAAACAG ATGGCCTGTGCCCAAGTTACGTTGGCATTATCCTTCCTTCTCCAGCCATCGCAAGATAGAGCCGCGcagatatataaaatattag
- the LOC4344213 gene encoding uncharacterized protein isoform X3 — protein sequence MTDNLIGDCSTSSKKRKKACKSRGETRKLHEDNIFEEEFGSLKNSGQGAWSELSKVVASNLSESVVSLASFDGDIMHSACTGVVIKTDLFGTSYLTSASLIRSFDDESKIMPFVSIEVHLPKKQVAHGWLYKYDLQYNIAVIETKFFPGLRAINLEHQLQFESHSKVVAVGRCFKSGKLMATSGVLTDDPSGVYRKELMISTCEITMAGVGGPLIDLDGNFVGMNFYAKKRTPFLPRSTITECMANFKTYRGELKKLDSTTGRSTNEIQESPATSKSYLEGLEGCSDSFELRNSSRKPENEQESSSSSDSEENPIENDPFFMETASPFLPVADGDEFGKFLIKELTSQGYPLPAVLDGGMRLVNTFENEFADDIWSKLTKKVASNMSRVVVSLASFNGEERIFACTGIFIGCDESNTRILTSASLVRISDDENRINDNLKIVVHLPNKQQTVGTLQHYHLHYNVAIVSIKGFRCLRTEEFHDPGLIERKEVLSVGRVFKSAKLMATSGILTDKPSKLDCKELKVSTCRISKAGIGGPLIDCHGNFVGMNFYGRKETPYLPRDTILKLLSYFDGEGDISPEIMDNQNRWPVPKLRWHYPSFSSHRKIEPRRYIKY from the exons ATGACAGATAATCTAATAGGTGATTGCTCAACAAGctcaaagaaaaggaagaaagctTGCAAAAGTAGAGGAGAGACAA GAAAATTGCATGAAGATAACATTTTTGAAGAGGAGTTTGGCAGCTTGAAGAACTCTGGTCAAGGAGCATGGAGTGAACTGAGTAAAGTAGTAGCGTCAAACTTATCTGAAAGTGTTGTCTCGCTGGCTTCATTCGATG GGGATATTATGCATTCTGCATGCACAGGCGTAGTTATCAAAACTGATTTATTTGGCACAAGTTACCTGACTTCAGCTAGCCTGATTAGATCTTTTGATGATGAAAGCAAGATCATGCCATTTGTGTCT ATTGAAGTACACCTTCCAAAAAAACAAGTTGCCCATGGGTGGTTATACAAGTATGACTTGCAATACAATATTGCTGTTATTGAAACCAAGTTCTTCCCTGGTCTCCGAGCAATAAATCTTGAGCATCAGCTGCAATTTGAGTCTCACAGTAAGGTAGTTGCTGTGGGGCGCTGCTTCAAGTCAGGCAAATTAATGGCCACCAGTGGGGTGCTGACTGACGATCCAAGCGGAGTTTATCGGAAAGAACTCATGATCTCCACGTGTGAAATCACCATG gcTGGGGTTGGAGGGCCTCTTATTGATTTGGATGGGAACTTTGTTGGCATGAACTTTTATGCGAAGAAAAGGACACCATTCCTGCCAAGGAGTACTATTACCGAATGCATGGCTAATTTCAAGACATACCG GGGTGAGCTTAAGAAACTTGATAGCACAACTGGAAGGAGCACAAATGAGATACAAGAATCTCCTGCAACCTCCAAGTCCTATTTGGAAGGCTTGGAAGGATGTTCGGACTCTTTTGAGTTAC GTAACTCCAGTAGGAAACCTGAGAATGAGCAGGAGTCGTCTTCTTCTAGTGATTCAGAAG AAAACCCAATTGAGAATGATCCATTTTTTATGGAGACGGCCTCCCCTTTCTTGCCAGTTGCTGATGGTGATG AATTTGGGAAATTTTTAATCAAGGAACTAACGTCCCAAGGTTATCCTTTGCCAGCTGTCCTTGACG GAGGCATGCGTTTGGTTAATACTTTTGAAAATGAATTTGCTGATGATATCTGGAGTAAACTCACCAAAAAAGTTGCTTCAAACATGTCTCGTGTTGTTGTCTCTCTTGCTTCATTCAATG GCGAAGAACGGATTTTTGCTTGCACAGGAATATTTATAGGCTGCGATGAATCCAACACAAGGATTCTGACTTCAGCAAGTTTGGTTAGGATTTCTGATGATGAAAACAGGATTAATGATAACTTGAAG ATTGTTGTACACCTtccaaacaaacaacaaacTGTAGGGACATTGCAACATTATCATCTGCATTACAATGTTGCTATTGTCAGCATCAAAGGTTTTCGTTGTCTTCGTACGGAAGAATTTCATGATCCAGGGCTAATTGAGCGTAAGGAGGTATTATCTGTAGGACGCGTCTTCAAGTCAGCCAAATTAATGGCCACAAGTGGGATATTGACTGACAAACCAAGCAAACTTGACTGCAAAGAACTTAAGGTCTCCACTTGTAGAATCAGTAAG GCTGGGATTGGAGGGCCCCTGATTGATTGTCATGGTAATTTCGTTGGTATGAACTTCTACGGTAGGAAAGAGACTCCGTATTTACCAAGGGATACAATTCTGAAATTATTGAGCTATTTTGATGGAGAAGG GGACATCTCTCCTGAGATTATGGACAACCAAAACAG ATGGCCTGTGCCCAAGTTACGTTGGCATTATCCTTCCTTCTCCAGCCATCGCAAGATAGAGCCGCGcagatatataaaatattag
- the LOC4344213 gene encoding uncharacterized protein isoform X1, whose product MTDNLIGDCSTSSKKRKKACKSRGETRKLHEDNIFEEEFGSLKNSGQGAWSELSKVVASNLSESVVSLASFDGDIMHSACTGVVIKTDLFGTSYLTSASLIRSFDDESKIMPFVSIEVHLPKKQVAHGWLYKYDLQYNIAVIETKFFPGLRAINLEHQLQFESHSKVVAVGRCFKSGKLMATSGVLTDDPSGVYRKELMISTCEITMAGVGGPLIDLDGNFVGMNFYAKKRTPFLPRSTITECMANFKTYRGELKKLDSTTGRSTNEIQESPATSKSYLEGLEGCSDSFELRNSSRKPENEQESSSSSDSEENPIENDPFFMETASPFLPVADGDEFGKFLIKELTSQGYPLPAVLDGGMRLVNTFENEFADDIWSKLTKKVASNMSRVVVSLASFNGEERIFACTGIFIGCDESNTRILTSASLVRISDDENRINDNLKIVVHLPNKQQTVGTLQHYHLHYNVAIVSIKGFRCLRTEEFHDPGLIERKEVLSVGRVFKSAKLMATSGILTDKPSKLDCKELKVSTCRISKAGIGGPLIDCHGNFVGMNFYGRKETPYLPRDTILKLLSYFDGEGYVLYRLVQQQMACAQVTLALSFLLQPSQDRAAQIYKILVIYIHAYLVLNLLHWLLSTILNSCVVQGQT is encoded by the exons ATGACAGATAATCTAATAGGTGATTGCTCAACAAGctcaaagaaaaggaagaaagctTGCAAAAGTAGAGGAGAGACAA GAAAATTGCATGAAGATAACATTTTTGAAGAGGAGTTTGGCAGCTTGAAGAACTCTGGTCAAGGAGCATGGAGTGAACTGAGTAAAGTAGTAGCGTCAAACTTATCTGAAAGTGTTGTCTCGCTGGCTTCATTCGATG GGGATATTATGCATTCTGCATGCACAGGCGTAGTTATCAAAACTGATTTATTTGGCACAAGTTACCTGACTTCAGCTAGCCTGATTAGATCTTTTGATGATGAAAGCAAGATCATGCCATTTGTGTCT ATTGAAGTACACCTTCCAAAAAAACAAGTTGCCCATGGGTGGTTATACAAGTATGACTTGCAATACAATATTGCTGTTATTGAAACCAAGTTCTTCCCTGGTCTCCGAGCAATAAATCTTGAGCATCAGCTGCAATTTGAGTCTCACAGTAAGGTAGTTGCTGTGGGGCGCTGCTTCAAGTCAGGCAAATTAATGGCCACCAGTGGGGTGCTGACTGACGATCCAAGCGGAGTTTATCGGAAAGAACTCATGATCTCCACGTGTGAAATCACCATG gcTGGGGTTGGAGGGCCTCTTATTGATTTGGATGGGAACTTTGTTGGCATGAACTTTTATGCGAAGAAAAGGACACCATTCCTGCCAAGGAGTACTATTACCGAATGCATGGCTAATTTCAAGACATACCG GGGTGAGCTTAAGAAACTTGATAGCACAACTGGAAGGAGCACAAATGAGATACAAGAATCTCCTGCAACCTCCAAGTCCTATTTGGAAGGCTTGGAAGGATGTTCGGACTCTTTTGAGTTAC GTAACTCCAGTAGGAAACCTGAGAATGAGCAGGAGTCGTCTTCTTCTAGTGATTCAGAAG AAAACCCAATTGAGAATGATCCATTTTTTATGGAGACGGCCTCCCCTTTCTTGCCAGTTGCTGATGGTGATG AATTTGGGAAATTTTTAATCAAGGAACTAACGTCCCAAGGTTATCCTTTGCCAGCTGTCCTTGACG GAGGCATGCGTTTGGTTAATACTTTTGAAAATGAATTTGCTGATGATATCTGGAGTAAACTCACCAAAAAAGTTGCTTCAAACATGTCTCGTGTTGTTGTCTCTCTTGCTTCATTCAATG GCGAAGAACGGATTTTTGCTTGCACAGGAATATTTATAGGCTGCGATGAATCCAACACAAGGATTCTGACTTCAGCAAGTTTGGTTAGGATTTCTGATGATGAAAACAGGATTAATGATAACTTGAAG ATTGTTGTACACCTtccaaacaaacaacaaacTGTAGGGACATTGCAACATTATCATCTGCATTACAATGTTGCTATTGTCAGCATCAAAGGTTTTCGTTGTCTTCGTACGGAAGAATTTCATGATCCAGGGCTAATTGAGCGTAAGGAGGTATTATCTGTAGGACGCGTCTTCAAGTCAGCCAAATTAATGGCCACAAGTGGGATATTGACTGACAAACCAAGCAAACTTGACTGCAAAGAACTTAAGGTCTCCACTTGTAGAATCAGTAAG GCTGGGATTGGAGGGCCCCTGATTGATTGTCATGGTAATTTCGTTGGTATGAACTTCTACGGTAGGAAAGAGACTCCGTATTTACCAAGGGATACAATTCTGAAATTATTGAGCTATTTTGATGGAGAAGGGTATGTCTTATAT CGACTTGTTCAACAACAGATGGCCTGTGCCCAAGTTACGTTGGCATTATCCTTCCTTCTCCAGCCATCGCAAGATAGAGCCGCGcagatatataaaatattagtaATTTATATCCATGCCTATTTAGTCTTGAACCTGTTGCATTGGTTGCTATCTACTATCTTGAACTCCTGTGTTGTGCAAGGGCAGACCTGA